A genomic region of Candidatus Bathyarchaeia archaeon contains the following coding sequences:
- a CDS encoding PKD domain-containing protein, with protein MGKTLTINLLLLLIIMALLPISMSPTKANPTTTLKIVPDRIVNPSIAPGSTIAINVSVVDVSYFYSWQVKIFFNPAVLNCTNVEIPSDHIFAGRIYATVTPIIDNIKGYIMHTATLVGEQYVDGSGTLCKITFKVISKGVSNINFSRPYGDKTYLWNYDLELIDADIIDGYFANAVPPTANFDFSPKSPIVNEEVTFNASKSYDPDGAIVSYNWNFGDGGTATGQIATHKYGSPGTYIVSLQVTDSDGLIDIETKEITVYEYRPARLYVNPPEIADPTLLPPSIVKINITLEGVRDMYGYEFKLEYNTEMLTCVGAIVHIIQNQINFSPIILINDPAGFVHVNVTYYPPSTPMAITQPENLVTIYFLISGMGYSQLHLSDTEVVDVYGNSISHQTEDGFIITLIRDVAVTDVAPSSYWAYQNWTIKISVTVKNMGNLSESFNVRVYYNDTLIATRPITNLPPGNTSTITIDWNTTEVDEGVYIIKAEASLVPYEYNVENNILYTRPIVIFTKIRDVAVNSISLSRNWAFPGVTINIIVSVENCGEFNESFDVSIYYNDTLIATQSVSELPVGAQLNISFTWDTSGLRSCNSYIIKAEASYIQYEYNVTNNVLIDGTVKIRILGDLDGDGVVDGRDISIVSKAFGGYPGHPRWNPDADITGSQYLIPDGLVDAKDLALVCRNYGKTC; from the coding sequence TTGGGGAAGACACTGACCATCAATCTTTTACTACTATTAATAATTATGGCGTTACTGCCAATTTCAATGTCCCCGACAAAGGCAAATCCAACAACAACCCTTAAAATTGTGCCCGACAGAATAGTAAACCCCTCAATTGCGCCAGGCTCCACAATAGCTATAAATGTCAGCGTAGTCGACGTATCATACTTCTATTCGTGGCAAGTAAAAATATTTTTCAATCCAGCCGTGCTCAACTGCACTAACGTTGAAATCCCCTCAGACCACATATTCGCGGGCAGAATATATGCAACCGTTACTCCAATAATCGACAACATCAAAGGCTATATAATGCATACCGCAACCCTAGTTGGCGAGCAATACGTCGACGGCAGCGGCACGTTATGCAAAATAACCTTCAAAGTTATAAGCAAAGGTGTTTCTAACATTAACTTCTCCAGACCTTACGGCGATAAAACATACCTTTGGAACTATGACCTTGAACTAATAGACGCCGACATTATTGACGGATATTTTGCAAACGCTGTTCCTCCGACGGCAAACTTTGATTTCAGCCCTAAATCGCCAATAGTTAATGAAGAAGTCACCTTTAACGCCTCCAAAAGTTACGATCCAGACGGCGCAATAGTTAGTTACAACTGGAACTTTGGAGACGGTGGAACAGCAACAGGGCAGATAGCAACCCACAAATATGGCTCTCCAGGCACATACATAGTTTCCCTACAAGTCACCGACAGCGATGGTCTAATAGATATAGAAACAAAAGAAATAACCGTCTATGAATACAGACCGGCAAGACTCTACGTAAATCCGCCTGAAATAGCCGACCCAACTTTGCTACCACCTTCTATTGTTAAAATAAATATAACGTTGGAAGGGGTCAGAGACATGTACGGCTATGAGTTCAAACTGGAATACAACACTGAAATGCTGACATGCGTAGGAGCAATAGTCCACATAATTCAAAATCAGATAAACTTCTCACCAATAATTCTTATAAATGATCCAGCCGGTTTTGTACATGTTAATGTTACATATTATCCTCCATCAACCCCGATGGCAATAACCCAACCGGAAAATCTCGTCACCATATACTTCCTAATAAGTGGCATGGGATATAGCCAACTACATTTAAGCGACACAGAAGTAGTCGATGTTTACGGGAACTCCATTTCTCATCAAACAGAGGACGGTTTCATAATAACCTTAATACGGGATGTTGCTGTCACAGACGTTGCCCCTTCATCGTATTGGGCCTACCAAAACTGGACCATAAAAATATCAGTAACCGTGAAAAATATGGGGAACTTAAGCGAATCTTTTAATGTAAGAGTATATTATAACGATACGTTGATAGCTACGCGTCCAATAACTAATCTGCCCCCCGGTAACACATCCACGATTACGATAGACTGGAATACAACAGAGGTTGACGAAGGAGTTTACATAATAAAGGCTGAGGCCTCCCTTGTTCCATACGAGTATAATGTTGAAAATAACATATTATATACGCGTCCCATTGTTATCTTCACTAAGATAAGAGACGTAGCAGTTAATTCCATTAGCCTATCAAGAAACTGGGCTTTTCCAGGTGTGACAATAAACATAATAGTTTCCGTTGAAAATTGCGGCGAATTCAACGAGTCTTTTGATGTCAGCATATATTATAACGATACGTTGATAGCTACGCAATCAGTTTCTGAACTGCCTGTTGGAGCCCAGCTTAACATATCGTTTACTTGGGACACTTCAGGTCTCCGCTCATGTAACAGCTACATAATAAAGGCTGAGGCATCATACATTCAGTATGAATATAATGTTACTAACAATGTCCTAATAGATGGAACTGTGAAAATCAGGATATTAGGCGATCTGGACGGCGACGGCGTCGTAGATGGAAGGGATATTTCAATAGTATCTAAGGCGTTCGGTGGTTATCCGGGCCATCCAAGATGGAATCCTGACGCTGATATAACAGGTTCGCAATACCTTATTCCAGACGGACTTGTGGATGCCAAAGATTTGGCACTTGTTTGTAGAAACTATGGTAAAACATGCTAG